The Elgaria multicarinata webbii isolate HBS135686 ecotype San Diego chromosome 4, rElgMul1.1.pri, whole genome shotgun sequence genome contains a region encoding:
- the DYNC2LI1 gene encoding cytoplasmic dynein 2 light intermediate chain 1 translates to MPGPSDTLWDIAKAEVEKRENHEGDRDGLECWERSLFFVGNKNGGKTTIILRCLDRDEIPKPTLALEYTFGRRAKGHNTPKDIANFWELGGGTSLLDLIPIPITTANIRTFAVVLVLDLSKPNEIWTTIDSLLQVTRKHVERVITKLGQTNPKATTEIKQKMWNNLPKDHPDRELIDPFPIPLVIIGSKYDMFHEFDSETKKIICKTLRFVSHYYGASLVFTSKSEALLLKTRALINHLAFGFDRNKSMSVDQNKPLFIPAGMDSLSQIGPPPAADSDIGKLHAQTPMDLWKKVFEKAFPPKNIGVFKEVRDPAQDPQYAEYEVDAMRGQKNQELEQYKRNASKTWKEMEFDS, encoded by the exons ATGCCCGGGCCCAG TGACACCTTATGGGATATTGCTAAAGCGGAagtagagaaaagagaaaatcaTGAAGGCGACAGAGATGGACTGGAATGTTGGGAACGATCATTATTCTTTGTAGGAAATAAAAATGGG GGAAAGACTACTATTATACTAAGATGCCTTGACAG GGATGAAATTCCGAAACCAACATTGGCTTTGGAGTATACTTTTGGAAGAAGAGCAAAGGGGCACAATACA CCTAAAGACATTGCTAATTTTTGGGAACTAGGTGGTGGAACTTCACTGTTGGACCTGATTCCCATACCAATAACTACAGCTAATATAAG GACATTTGCTGTCGTTCTTGTTTTGGATCTTTCAAAACCAAATGAAATTTGGACAACCATAGACAGTCTTCTGCAAGTCACTAGGAAGCATGTAGAAAGAGTTATAACAAAACTGGGACAAACCAATCCTAAAGCAACTACTGAAATTAAACAGAAAATGTGGAACAATTTGCCAAAAGATCATCCA GATCGTGAGCTGATTGACCCATTCCCAATTCCACTAGTTATAATTGGAAGTAAATATGACATGTTTCAT gaATTTGACTCTGAGACGAAAAAAATAATATGTAAGACACTTCGATTTGTTTCTCATTATTATGGAGCATCTTTAGTG ttcactAGCAAATCTGAAGCTCTGCTGTTGAAAACACGTGCTCTTATCAACCACTTGGCCTTTGGATTTGATAGAAA caaatccATGTCAGTGGATCAGAATAAACCACTCTTTATCCCAGCAGGAATGGACTCTCTTAGTCAAATAG GCCCCCCTCCTGCTGCTGATAGTGATATTGGAAAGTTGCATGCACAGACACCTATGGATCTGTGGAAAAAGGTATTTGAGAAAGCATTTCCACCAAAG AATATCGGTGTTTTTAAAGAAGTCAGGGACCCGGCTCAAGATCCACAATATGCAGAATATGAAGTTGATGCCATGCGAGGTCAGAAGAACCAG GAATTAGAACAGTACAAAAGAAATGCCTCTAAAACTTGGAAAGAAATGGAATTTGACTCTTGA